The sequence GTACTCTTGGGCCTCGAAGCCGTAGGGGTGCAGCGGGTCTGGATAATGCCTGATCGTTTTGGGATTGGACTGAAAGCGCTTGATAATCTGCCGTTGACAATTGAAGCAACATTACTTGATATGCCAGCCTGGTTTACCCCTGACGATACGCTGCGCGCCGCACGCTATATGGCTGAACATTGCGTAGGGTGCATTGTCACACTGGGCGGAGATGGGACCAATCGTTTGGTCGCTAAGGGTTGTGGCGATGTACCGTTGATGCCTATTTCAACCGGAACAAATAATGTGTTTCCGTTGATGATTGAAGCGACTACGGCCGGTCTTGCCGCTGGCATCGTGGCTTGTGGACGTGCTGACGATGCAATCATTCGGGCGCCACGCATTGATGTCTACCGCCTGTCTGCTCAACGGACAGGTGAGCAGATCAATGGAACTCCACCTGATGATATAGCCTTGGTTGATGCTGCTGTCTACGACGAACGGTTTGTTGCGGCACGAGCAATCTGGGACAGCACGCGGATCACCGATCTGGTTTTGACCCGCGCTGAGCCGGGTAATATTGGTTTGTCATCAATTGGTGCACATTTTCTGGCCGGTAACTATCCGGTTGGTCATGGTCTTTACCTGCGCCTTGCTACCGTGGGTACCGTGGGTACACCGGTACGGGCGCCAGTTGCTCCGGGCTTAATGCAGACGGTCTGTGTTTCAGCGTATCAGATATTACCTCCAGATGCAACAGTGACAGTATGTTGCGAGCGGCCTACAGTATTGGCGTTTGATGGTGAACGTGAATTGGAGCTACACGCCGGTGAATCGGTATTGTTACGTTTTAACCCACATGGTCCTCGCGTTGTCGATCCACGGCGCGCAATTGCGCTTGCTGCCGGTACTGGCTTCTTCAAACACGTTTAACTTGCTTTACTGTATCGTAACGCGGCTTTATCCGTTGAGGAGACAAAACCGAAAAGGCAGGCCATGCTTGTTTTACTTCATCCGCCTCCGTGATACTGTTGTTCTACCCACTGCGTCTGTGATGGGTAGGGCCTGACCCACGCGATTGCTTAGGAGCCTGGGCCTCTGAACCGTATCGTGCGGTGCGCGATAGAAATACATCAGGTGACGATCAGCACACCATCACTCCGCGCCTCCGCATACGTTGCGGCTGGGTTGAGAATCTATCCATCCCTCTCACCTTTATTCCACACCGGGTATGGTGAAGACGTTGAAAACTCCTACTCTGCTGCATATACGCTATACTACGCACATAACCGTTGCTTAGCTGGCGAGGCTGCTATGCTTGATTGTGCGACTCTTGCTATTCACGAAGCCAACTTGCTCGACCTGATTGCCCGTTTGGTACGCGCCGAATCGCCGAGTACCGATAAGTCTCTTCTCGACGCGCTGGCCGATGATCTGGTAACACTGTTTGCCCGTGTCGGAACCGTGGAACGGATTGCCAATCCAAGCGGTGGTGATCATGTACGAGTGATGGTAACGAATGCCGTTGAACCAACGCTGCCGCCAACGCTGGTCTTATGTCATTACGATACGGTCTGGCCGGCAGGAACGGTCGCCCAACGTCCGTTTACGATCACGGCTGATCGGGCGTTTGGGCCGGGTGCTTACGATATGAAGGCCAGTATTGCGATGATCTACGCTGCGCTTGGTGGCTTTGGGCCACCTGCGCCGGTGTTGCGTCGGCCACTAGTGTTACTCCTCACCTCCGATGAGGAGATCGGTAGTCCAACCTCGCGCACGTTGATTGAAACAACTGCAACGCAGGCAGCGCATGTACTGGTACTCGAACCACCAACCGAACCAGACGGAGCGCTGAAAACGGCAAGGAAAGGCGGAGGAGCATTCCGCGTAACGATCACCGGTCGGGCAGCCCATGCCGGGGTTGAACCGGAGAAAGGGGCTAGTGCATTGATAGAACTGGCGCATCAGATATTGGCAGTGAATACTCTGGCAAATCCTGCGGTTGGTACGACTGTGAATGTTGGTGTGGCGGGGGGCGGTACCCGACCTAATGTAGTACCGGCTGAAGCGTGGATGGATGTTGATGTACGAGTCTGGACCCAGGCTGAAGCTGAACGGATCGAGACCGGTATGTTAGCGCTCAAACCGGTTACGCCGGGTGTGCAAATCGCAGTCACCGGTAATGTTCGTCGCCCACCTATGGAGCGGACGGCTGCTAGTATGGCACTTTTTGCGCAGGCGCAAAAACTTGGTACTGCACTCGGTTTAACCATCTGCGAGGGAAGTACCGGCGGTGGTAGTGATGGCAATTTTACCGCTGCACTCGGCATCCCAACCCTCGATGGATTGGGGTGTCCAGGAGCCGGTGCCCATGCCGAACACGAGCAGATCAGTCGCCAGGGCCTGATTGAACGTACCGCTTTGTTGTGTGCGTTGCTCGAGACCTTGTAGTTGAGGAGGAGAGAGTTCCAGATCAGGCCTGGTCATGGGGCGATTCCCTGAGCGGAGGGCGGGTTCCTAACCCGCCTTCCCGTTTTGGTAGAGGCAATCATCTACAGGTATATGCGCCCAACGCTATTGCTAGGAGATGGATTGATACTACCGTGTCCGGCAATCACTCAAGATCGTGGCAAGAAGGCATTCAGCGCATGCTTCTCTCCCAACCTAATGCACC comes from Chloroflexus sp. Y-396-1 and encodes:
- a CDS encoding ATP-NAD kinase family protein, encoding MVTVGIIANPASGKDIRRLVAHGSVFDNEEKVSIVRRVLLGLEAVGVQRVWIMPDRFGIGLKALDNLPLTIEATLLDMPAWFTPDDTLRAARYMAEHCVGCIVTLGGDGTNRLVAKGCGDVPLMPISTGTNNVFPLMIEATTAGLAAGIVACGRADDAIIRAPRIDVYRLSAQRTGEQINGTPPDDIALVDAAVYDERFVAARAIWDSTRITDLVLTRAEPGNIGLSSIGAHFLAGNYPVGHGLYLRLATVGTVGTPVRAPVAPGLMQTVCVSAYQILPPDATVTVCCERPTVLAFDGERELELHAGESVLLRFNPHGPRVVDPRRAIALAAGTGFFKHV
- a CDS encoding M20 family metallopeptidase — its product is MLDCATLAIHEANLLDLIARLVRAESPSTDKSLLDALADDLVTLFARVGTVERIANPSGGDHVRVMVTNAVEPTLPPTLVLCHYDTVWPAGTVAQRPFTITADRAFGPGAYDMKASIAMIYAALGGFGPPAPVLRRPLVLLLTSDEEIGSPTSRTLIETTATQAAHVLVLEPPTEPDGALKTARKGGGAFRVTITGRAAHAGVEPEKGASALIELAHQILAVNTLANPAVGTTVNVGVAGGGTRPNVVPAEAWMDVDVRVWTQAEAERIETGMLALKPVTPGVQIAVTGNVRRPPMERTAASMALFAQAQKLGTALGLTICEGSTGGGSDGNFTAALGIPTLDGLGCPGAGAHAEHEQISRQGLIERTALLCALLETL